Proteins encoded within one genomic window of Phototrophicus methaneseepsis:
- a CDS encoding flippase, which produces MVDPENTPFTLPATPERAQDMRRAARNISVLMLASVLSKGILLVWQIVLGNWLGPTEYGLYNTVISLGAVAAPIVNFGIGLIAIREVSRKPELAGRYWTAMLFTQTLLFIVAYLVMVIASVIVRGGAGSDEIVAFAAVSGISLLIDVFGSISNDLLIAQERMTITAAVDVGTITLRVLLVATVVSAGWGLAGIYLMTILVGILRFAVLWGVHFYNGLRPEWPLDRAITWGLLSNGWPLAINALIAQMYDHSDKIMTTAIIGETNTGYLSPAFLIKFGVVELLSTTVVVATYPIMSRYYEEGDGSMFGFMVEKMARFMLLVSLPIALVFTFFSGPIIMLIYSEEYAPVIGIMPIFMWYTVLTMVGSIFSRALLIQNKQRIALMIRIVGLVLNVILNLVLLVGYRDPRGAAIATIVAESVSLVLMMRVFRAPGFSWGVVIGGALRILGWGAASAIVMVLLGSIHYIPGIAGGLLVYAAGCFWLPVLGRDDWDLVYRVVAAMPGGHIIRRYWHRDVAVNW; this is translated from the coding sequence GTGGTCGATCCAGAAAACACACCGTTTACCCTCCCCGCCACCCCTGAACGCGCCCAGGATATGCGCCGCGCCGCGCGTAATATTAGCGTCCTCATGCTGGCGAGCGTCCTCAGTAAAGGCATTCTTTTAGTCTGGCAGATCGTACTGGGGAACTGGCTGGGCCCAACGGAATATGGTCTCTATAACACGGTCATCAGCCTGGGAGCTGTGGCTGCGCCGATTGTGAACTTCGGCATTGGGCTGATCGCTATCCGAGAAGTTTCTCGCAAGCCGGAACTGGCAGGTCGTTATTGGACGGCCATGCTCTTTACGCAGACGCTGCTCTTCATCGTGGCCTATCTCGTCATGGTGATTGCCAGTGTGATCGTACGTGGCGGGGCTGGCAGCGACGAAATCGTCGCCTTTGCGGCAGTCTCCGGCATCAGCCTGCTCATTGATGTATTTGGCAGCATCAGCAATGATTTGCTCATCGCCCAGGAACGCATGACCATCACGGCAGCGGTTGACGTGGGCACGATCACCCTGCGCGTCTTGTTGGTCGCAACAGTCGTCTCAGCAGGTTGGGGGCTGGCTGGCATCTACCTGATGACGATCCTGGTTGGCATTCTGCGTTTCGCGGTTTTATGGGGTGTGCACTTCTACAATGGGTTACGGCCAGAGTGGCCGCTTGACCGTGCGATTACATGGGGCCTGCTCAGCAATGGCTGGCCGCTGGCAATTAATGCCCTCATCGCCCAGATGTATGACCACAGCGACAAAATCATGACGACCGCCATCATCGGCGAGACGAACACCGGCTATCTAAGCCCGGCTTTCCTCATCAAATTTGGCGTGGTGGAACTGCTGAGTACCACTGTCGTGGTGGCAACATACCCCATCATGTCGCGCTACTATGAAGAAGGTGATGGCAGCATGTTCGGCTTCATGGTGGAGAAGATGGCCCGCTTTATGCTGCTCGTCAGCTTACCGATTGCGCTGGTGTTTACCTTCTTCTCCGGGCCGATTATCATGCTCATCTACAGCGAAGAATACGCCCCCGTCATTGGCATCATGCCTATTTTTATGTGGTATACCGTGCTGACGATGGTTGGTTCCATCTTCAGCCGCGCCCTCCTCATTCAGAATAAACAGCGCATTGCCTTGATGATCCGCATTGTGGGGTTGGTATTGAATGTTATCCTCAATCTGGTGTTGTTGGTTGGCTACAGGGACCCGCGCGGAGCTGCTATCGCCACCATCGTGGCGGAATCCGTCTCGCTGGTGTTGATGATGCGCGTCTTCCGAGCGCCTGGTTTTTCCTGGGGGGTAGTGATCGGCGGCGCCCTGCGTATCCTGGGCTGGGGTGCTGCCAGCGCTATCGTCATGGTGCTGTTGGGCAGCATACACTATATTCCGGGCATTGCAGGGGGTCTGTTGGTTTATGCAGCGGGGTGCTTCTGGCTGCCCGTGCTCGGCCGCGATGATTGGGACCTCGTTTACCGCGTTGTTGCCGCCATGCCAGGAGGGCATATCATCCGGCGTTATTGGCACCGCGATGTCGCCGTTAACTGGTGA
- a CDS encoding protein-tyrosine phosphatase family protein, protein MTELKITHVEPLETKKPPSQLSRIASLLRTGPRGLSLRFIDQGRRKRTGAPTWSLSKVTPNLYVGGQHYKKGWQQMLDEGITAVLNMREAHLDDVVNGIGGDYHLHLPTRDNTPPSLEDLQCAAEFIDEHVRKAGKVYVHCGIGVGRAPSAAAAYLIYTGMSADEALAAIREVRPFIHLTPGQYRQLKAFEAEYKGKGTPIEP, encoded by the coding sequence ATGACTGAACTCAAAATCACACACGTCGAACCGCTGGAAACTAAAAAGCCGCCTTCGCAGCTATCCCGTATTGCTAGTTTGCTGCGTACCGGACCACGCGGCCTCTCGCTGCGCTTTATTGACCAGGGCAGGCGCAAACGCACTGGTGCACCCACATGGTCGCTCAGCAAGGTCACGCCGAATCTCTACGTCGGTGGGCAGCACTACAAAAAAGGCTGGCAGCAGATGCTCGATGAAGGCATTACAGCCGTCTTGAACATGCGCGAAGCGCACCTTGATGATGTCGTCAATGGCATCGGTGGGGATTATCATCTGCACTTGCCCACACGCGATAATACGCCCCCTTCCCTGGAAGATTTGCAGTGTGCGGCGGAATTCATCGATGAGCATGTCAGAAAAGCGGGTAAAGTCTACGTTCACTGCGGCATCGGCGTAGGACGTGCACCTTCGGCAGCGGCAGCCTACCTCATCTATACGGGCATGTCGGCTGATGAAGCCCTCGCGGCCATCCGCGAAGTACGCCCCTTCATCCATCTGACGCCTGGGCAATATCGCCAACTTAAGGCGTTTGAAGCAGAATATAAAGGCAAGGGCACGCCAATCGAGCCTTAA
- the yqeK gene encoding bis(5'-nucleosyl)-tetraphosphatase (symmetrical) YqeK — translation MIDLTQLKSGLTLTGDIAADATAFLQLHDFPKTAAHVGDVAREAGKLALRYGADVQDAQAAGWLHDISVVIPNHERIAAAQAWEVPILPAEQTFPMIIHQKLSVVMARALFGVQDEAILSAIGCHTTLKRDASVLDKIVYVADKIAWDQPGTPPYYEDIIAALDQSIDHAAFVYARYLWEMRDQLRVLHPWAQDAYEDLYRHLVG, via the coding sequence TTGATTGATCTGACCCAGTTAAAGTCCGGTCTGACCCTGACAGGCGACATCGCAGCAGATGCGACTGCTTTTTTGCAGTTGCATGATTTTCCTAAGACAGCCGCTCATGTGGGGGATGTGGCGAGGGAAGCTGGCAAGCTGGCGCTGCGCTATGGGGCTGACGTACAGGATGCACAGGCAGCAGGTTGGCTGCATGATATTAGCGTTGTGATTCCTAACCATGAGCGGATTGCTGCTGCCCAGGCTTGGGAAGTGCCCATCTTGCCAGCAGAACAAACCTTCCCGATGATCATTCATCAGAAGTTAAGCGTTGTCATGGCGCGGGCGTTATTTGGTGTCCAGGATGAAGCGATTTTAAGCGCTATTGGCTGCCATACGACCCTCAAGCGGGATGCCAGCGTGCTAGATAAGATCGTCTATGTGGCGGATAAGATCGCCTGGGACCAACCCGGCACGCCTCCTTATTATGAGGACATCATCGCCGCGCTGGACCAATCCATTGATCACGCGGCGTTCGTCTATGCTCGTTACTTATGGGAGATGCGCGACCAACTGCGCGTGCTGCATCCCTGGGCGCAGGATGCTTACGAGGATTTATATCGCCACCTGGTCGGCTGA
- a CDS encoding zinc-dependent alcohol dehydrogenase, translating into MKQAVMTEPGKISFYDVAQPALADHDVLMQTKRIGVCGSDIHVYHGMHPYTSYPVVQGHEVGGVVVAVGKAVTKVKEGDKITFMPQVTCGECYPCQHGMYHICESLKVMGFQTGGAAQEYFAMPEWHVIKLPETMSLDQAAMIEPISVAVHAIARGGDVAGKRVLVLGAGAIGNLTAQVAKASGAQAVMITDISPYKLEKARQCGIDCTVNTAEENLAEAILQHFGPAKADLILECVGVEPTMTQAVEVARKGTTIVVVGVFGQKPQVDLGLVQDRELSLVGTLMYQQADYERALELVAEGKMHLDEMITHRFAFEDYLDAYHAIEDSNGHYLKVMIELD; encoded by the coding sequence ATGAAACAAGCTGTTATGACAGAACCTGGCAAAATATCTTTTTATGATGTGGCACAGCCTGCGCTGGCTGATCATGATGTGCTGATGCAGACAAAGCGCATCGGCGTTTGTGGCTCCGATATTCACGTTTATCATGGGATGCACCCCTATACCAGCTACCCTGTGGTACAAGGCCACGAAGTCGGTGGGGTTGTGGTGGCCGTAGGTAAAGCTGTCACCAAAGTGAAAGAAGGGGATAAGATCACCTTTATGCCCCAGGTTACATGTGGGGAATGCTACCCCTGCCAGCATGGCATGTATCATATCTGTGAGTCGCTCAAGGTGATGGGCTTCCAGACAGGCGGGGCGGCCCAGGAATATTTTGCCATGCCAGAATGGCACGTCATCAAATTGCCGGAGACGATGTCGCTTGATCAGGCGGCGATGATCGAACCTATTTCAGTGGCGGTGCATGCGATTGCGCGTGGGGGCGATGTGGCAGGTAAGCGCGTGCTGGTACTCGGCGCGGGCGCGATTGGTAACCTTACCGCCCAAGTGGCGAAGGCCAGCGGCGCTCAAGCGGTTATGATTACGGACATCAGCCCGTATAAGCTGGAGAAGGCGCGCCAGTGTGGCATTGATTGCACGGTAAACACCGCAGAAGAAAATCTGGCAGAAGCGATATTACAGCACTTTGGCCCGGCGAAGGCGGATCTTATTTTGGAGTGTGTGGGTGTTGAGCCGACGATGACGCAGGCCGTAGAAGTCGCTCGTAAGGGCACGACGATTGTTGTGGTGGGCGTCTTTGGTCAGAAACCACAGGTTGACCTGGGGCTTGTGCAGGATAGGGAGTTGAGCTTGGTCGGGACGTTGATGTACCAGCAGGCGGATTATGAACGCGCGCTGGAACTTGTCGCAGAAGGTAAAATGCACCTGGATGAGATGATTACGCATCGCTTTGCATTTGAGGATTATCTCGATGCCTATCACGCCATTGAAGACTCTAACGGCCACTATCTTAAGGTGATGATTGAACTTGATTGA
- a CDS encoding ScyD/ScyE family protein, with translation MKRRRALFLFVTALAAMLALPVTAQDSAQVFADGLANPRNMSFDSEGNLYVAEAGVAGTQLTDAEVAYGATGQITRIAPDGTKDVLVHGLISYRDGNPLGPAAVQIIDDTIWMLLNETSDFSIPFTHALVGLDRNTLRVKTFVDLLTLELTDDPDGNPNEQSNPTDFAIAPDGTFVIANAGCNCLMQWTPEDGVSVLNAWDFDTDNPVPTTVEFGPDGDLYVGFLTGFPFPEGGSRIERWSEGELVETYDGLTAITSLIVPEEGTIYAVQLGVFDQGWGPGRVIMIDENGITPILEDLTNPYGIIQGPDGTIFVSTNTFGAADGQILMIPMS, from the coding sequence ATGAAAAGACGTCGCGCTCTATTTTTGTTCGTTACAGCGCTGGCGGCTATGCTGGCACTCCCAGTTACGGCACAAGATAGCGCCCAGGTATTCGCAGATGGCTTAGCCAATCCGCGTAATATGTCGTTTGATAGTGAGGGCAACTTATATGTTGCAGAAGCCGGTGTTGCCGGTACCCAACTCACCGATGCAGAAGTCGCCTATGGCGCCACAGGGCAAATTACACGCATTGCCCCGGATGGCACCAAAGATGTGCTTGTGCACGGTCTTATCAGCTACCGCGATGGGAACCCGCTTGGGCCTGCCGCTGTCCAGATTATCGATGATACGATCTGGATGCTTCTGAATGAAACGTCAGATTTTTCAATCCCCTTTACCCATGCCCTGGTTGGGCTTGATCGCAATACCTTGCGCGTCAAGACTTTTGTCGATTTGCTCACACTTGAGCTGACAGATGACCCCGACGGCAACCCCAATGAGCAATCCAACCCCACTGACTTCGCCATCGCCCCAGATGGCACGTTCGTCATCGCTAATGCGGGTTGTAACTGCCTGATGCAGTGGACCCCAGAAGATGGCGTCTCCGTCTTGAACGCATGGGACTTTGATACAGATAACCCCGTCCCAACCACTGTTGAGTTTGGCCCGGATGGCGACCTGTATGTCGGCTTCCTGACAGGCTTCCCCTTCCCGGAAGGCGGCAGCCGCATCGAGCGGTGGTCCGAGGGTGAGCTTGTTGAAACTTACGATGGTTTGACCGCCATCACCAGCCTAATCGTCCCTGAAGAAGGCACCATCTATGCCGTTCAACTTGGCGTCTTTGACCAGGGTTGGGGGCCAGGTCGCGTCATCATGATTGACGAAAATGGCATCACGCCCATCCTAGAAGATCTGACGAACCCCTATGGCATCATCCAGGGGCCAGATGGCACGATCTTCGTCAGCACCAATACATTTGGTGCGGCAGATGGTCAGATTCTGATGATCCCCATGAGCTAA
- a CDS encoding YceI family protein, with the protein MSQQKSHGNSNRLVWILVPIAFIAGIAVGVGGLLWATGGNSEPSRDVSEAAATLSLAEATEVMSPTETVVPAEEMEPTEAMDPTEEVAATEEMDATEEMAAPTEEMAATDAEEASADTQSVSSEGDAERALFRITPDESEARFKIDETLMGNDIVVVGTTNDIAGDMIINLTSPAGSQLGEIAVSARTLKTDEEFRNQAIRGRILMSSQDEYEFVTFEPTEFVSLSSDPVAVGDTVEFQITGDLTIRDTTQSVTFDTTVTLESEDRITGFATTDILYADYGISIQAPPSVSGIGDVVTLELDFVALKVDES; encoded by the coding sequence ATGTCACAACAAAAATCGCATGGCAACTCAAATCGGTTGGTCTGGATATTGGTGCCCATTGCTTTTATCGCGGGTATTGCTGTGGGTGTCGGGGGCCTGCTATGGGCTACGGGTGGGAATTCAGAGCCTAGCCGCGATGTCAGTGAGGCCGCTGCAACACTTTCCCTGGCCGAAGCAACAGAAGTCATGAGCCCGACGGAAACAGTCGTACCAGCGGAAGAGATGGAACCGACTGAAGCCATGGACCCGACAGAAGAAGTCGCAGCGACTGAAGAGATGGATGCCACAGAAGAAATGGCCGCGCCTACTGAAGAGATGGCCGCAACCGATGCCGAGGAAGCCAGCGCAGATACACAATCTGTGAGCAGCGAAGGCGATGCAGAGCGGGCACTCTTCCGCATTACGCCAGACGAGAGTGAAGCCCGCTTTAAGATTGATGAGACCCTCATGGGCAATGATATCGTCGTCGTCGGCACAACCAACGACATCGCTGGCGATATGATCATCAATCTTACCAGTCCCGCCGGATCCCAATTGGGCGAAATCGCCGTGAGTGCACGCACCCTCAAAACCGATGAGGAATTCCGTAATCAGGCGATTCGGGGTCGTATCCTCATGTCATCACAGGATGAATATGAATTTGTGACCTTTGAGCCGACTGAATTCGTCTCGCTTTCCAGCGATCCGGTTGCTGTAGGCGATACGGTCGAATTCCAGATTACGGGTGACCTGACGATACGCGACACCACCCAGAGCGTCACCTTCGATACGACTGTTACCCTCGAAAGCGAAGACCGCATTACAGGCTTCGCCACTACGGACATCCTGTATGCAGACTATGGCATCAGCATCCAGGCACCGCCTTCCGTCAGTGGTATCGGCGATGTCGTCACACTGGAACTGGATTTTGTCGCCCTCAAGGTAGATGAAAGCTAA
- the asnB gene encoding asparagine synthase B: MCGIIGAYGRSLSNFAFEDELALMHHRGPDGAECESQQAFAFGHARLAIVDVEHGQQPFTSPDGQTWLVCNGEIYNHEALRQQYPDYPFATDSDSEVILALYQEHGSAVVDYLDGMFAFAIYDQQRDSLLLARDPIGIKPLYYGWRADTLFFASEIKALQHLVDDIEELPPGHTYSSEDGFSQYYDLQAMLPSIDGYTGPESAPITDLDQIRETLQQAVRKRLMSDVPLGVYLSGGLDSTIVAALVAQELPEVHSFAVGVPESTDLVHAREAARALGTTHHECIYTLDDMLAALPQVIYYLESFDPLLVRSAIPNYFLAELTRQYVTVVLTGEGADELFAGYHYLKEIDSASQLQTELVALTGSLYNCNLQRCDRMTMAHSVEGRVPFLDTDVIALSFRLPTDYKIHGTQQVEKWALRKAFEGLVPDSVLWRRKEQFSKGSGSSSLLEAYAEEHISDADYAAERVRIAEEDGYDITSKEMLLYYREFDKVFNDRAKKLVRLWRGHDVA; the protein is encoded by the coding sequence ATGTGTGGCATTATCGGCGCATATGGCCGTAGTTTAAGCAATTTCGCTTTTGAGGATGAACTCGCTTTGATGCATCATCGCGGGCCGGATGGGGCAGAATGCGAGAGCCAGCAGGCTTTTGCATTTGGGCACGCCCGCTTGGCAATTGTCGATGTCGAGCATGGGCAGCAGCCTTTTACAAGCCCGGACGGTCAGACATGGCTGGTTTGTAATGGCGAGATTTATAACCACGAAGCCCTGCGCCAGCAGTACCCGGATTACCCATTTGCAACAGATAGCGATAGCGAAGTGATCCTGGCACTTTACCAGGAGCACGGCTCTGCCGTTGTCGATTATCTGGATGGCATGTTCGCCTTTGCGATTTATGACCAGCAGCGGGATTCACTCCTGCTTGCCCGTGACCCCATTGGCATCAAGCCGCTTTACTATGGCTGGCGAGCAGATACGCTCTTCTTCGCCTCTGAGATTAAGGCCTTGCAGCACCTTGTCGATGATATTGAAGAACTCCCACCCGGCCACACGTATAGCAGCGAAGATGGCTTTTCCCAATATTATGACCTGCAAGCCATGCTGCCATCCATTGATGGCTACACCGGGCCAGAAAGCGCGCCCATCACTGACCTGGATCAGATTCGTGAGACGCTGCAACAAGCTGTGCGTAAGCGGCTGATGTCCGATGTGCCTTTGGGCGTTTACCTCAGTGGCGGGCTGGATAGTACCATCGTTGCGGCATTGGTGGCGCAGGAATTACCGGAAGTGCACTCCTTTGCTGTTGGCGTGCCAGAAAGTACTGACTTGGTCCATGCGCGCGAAGCTGCCAGAGCGCTAGGCACCACGCATCATGAATGCATCTATACGCTGGATGATATGCTGGCGGCCCTGCCTCAGGTCATCTACTATCTGGAATCTTTCGATCCCTTGTTAGTTCGCAGTGCGATCCCTAACTATTTCCTGGCAGAACTCACGCGCCAGTATGTGACGGTTGTGCTGACGGGAGAAGGCGCGGATGAACTCTTCGCTGGCTATCACTACCTCAAGGAGATTGATAGCGCCAGCCAACTACAGACAGAACTCGTCGCCCTGACAGGCTCGCTTTACAACTGCAATTTGCAGCGCTGCGATCGTATGACGATGGCGCACAGTGTCGAAGGCCGCGTGCCGTTCCTGGATACAGACGTGATTGCCCTGTCGTTCCGCCTGCCGACGGATTACAAGATTCATGGTACGCAGCAGGTCGAGAAATGGGCTTTGCGCAAGGCTTTTGAGGGCCTCGTGCCGGATAGTGTGCTGTGGCGGCGTAAAGAGCAGTTTTCAAAAGGCTCTGGCTCCAGCAGCTTACTGGAAGCCTACGCAGAAGAGCACATTTCCGACGCAGACTACGCCGCGGAGCGCGTACGCATTGCTGAAGAAGATGGCTATGACATCACCAGCAAAGAGATGCTGTTGTATTACCGGGAGTTTGATAAGGTCTTTAATGACCGTGCCAAGAAGCTCGTCCGGCTATGGCGCGGGCATGATGTGGCATAG
- a CDS encoding MFS transporter, with product MNKNIATFYTLTITQILSLIGSSMTSLAFGIWLFTETGDSTPVLLASFFVMLPQALIGSFGGVIADRWPRRMVMFLSDTGQAAGTIFLLISFLSGSFQLWHLYAVAFIQGLLGMLQRPAMDASITLMVPDAHRDRANTLRQMSGPIAGIIAPVLTGFFYAIVGIVGIIFIDLATFMIAIVALWYVHIPEPPEHVSSGASQKAKPTFLQDAKVAFEFLWQTRVLLWLMVYAAALNFFLAGCINLATPYIMTLTGSEELLGILLGIMNLGMVAGGIVMFIWGGTRPRIHGIMGGLLFRAFWLMVYGIARTPFTLGLALFFLLSTNALVDGSVMSMMQLKVPPHLQGRVFALMFQMMFIATPLSLLVTGFAVDTIFEPAVGTPMWGFVAPLVGSEAGAGMGLFILLNGLCIFVLTLFVYLLPQIRHSEATIPDYVLQTNV from the coding sequence ATGAACAAAAATATCGCCACTTTTTATACCCTCACCATCACACAGATTCTATCTCTCATTGGCAGCAGCATGACCAGCCTCGCTTTTGGCATCTGGCTATTTACTGAAACGGGTGATAGTACCCCGGTCTTGCTGGCCTCTTTTTTCGTCATGCTACCACAAGCATTAATCGGCAGCTTTGGCGGCGTCATCGCAGATCGCTGGCCCCGCCGGATGGTCATGTTCCTGAGCGATACCGGGCAGGCGGCGGGGACGATTTTCCTCCTGATCAGCTTTCTATCTGGGTCATTCCAGCTCTGGCATCTCTATGCTGTGGCCTTTATACAGGGCTTGCTTGGCATGTTACAGCGCCCAGCCATGGACGCGTCGATTACGCTTATGGTCCCTGATGCACATCGTGACCGGGCTAATACCCTGCGCCAGATGTCTGGCCCGATTGCCGGGATCATCGCGCCCGTTTTGACAGGCTTTTTTTACGCCATTGTGGGCATCGTGGGTATTATCTTCATTGACTTGGCGACCTTTATGATTGCGATAGTGGCGCTATGGTACGTACATATCCCTGAACCTCCTGAACATGTATCGTCAGGTGCGTCGCAAAAAGCAAAGCCCACATTTCTACAGGATGCGAAAGTGGCGTTCGAATTCCTGTGGCAGACGCGCGTCCTCTTATGGCTGATGGTCTATGCCGCCGCTTTGAACTTCTTCCTGGCAGGATGCATTAATCTGGCGACACCTTATATCATGACCCTCACAGGCAGCGAAGAATTATTAGGGATTCTCCTGGGTATCATGAACCTGGGCATGGTGGCAGGCGGCATCGTTATGTTCATCTGGGGCGGAACGCGCCCACGCATTCACGGTATTATGGGCGGCCTGTTGTTCCGGGCTTTCTGGCTGATGGTCTATGGCATCGCCCGGACGCCCTTTACCTTGGGGCTGGCGCTCTTTTTCCTGCTCTCGACCAATGCCCTTGTCGACGGTTCCGTGATGTCCATGATGCAGCTTAAAGTCCCGCCACATTTGCAGGGGCGTGTCTTCGCGCTCATGTTCCAGATGATGTTCATCGCCACGCCGCTGTCTTTGCTGGTCACAGGTTTCGCCGTCGATACGATCTTTGAGCCTGCTGTAGGGACACCTATGTGGGGTTTCGTCGCGCCATTGGTCGGCAGTGAAGCGGGGGCGGGAATGGGGTTATTCATCCTGCTCAATGGCCTGTGTATTTTTGTGCTGACGCTCTTTGTCTACTTACTGCCGCAGATTCGTCATTCGGAAGCAACCATACCCGATTACGTACTCCAGACGAACGTGTGA
- a CDS encoding MerR family transcriptional regulator — MTKTESNEWLSLKQAADILGVHPATVRNWADDGKLPFRRTPGKHRRFRRDDLLHYAQSQGELQPLEVQVIIQNALGSARMHVGEGDLSEMRWYKDMSDDGRQYMRKQGRRVLDALRAYLGAGAPDEMLSEAIAIGKDYAKALSEDEMTLPQAMRGFFYFSDFVVDSILTWSELSPPRNSSEWSTLLKQVNAFIHTMLLSIAEYYEED, encoded by the coding sequence ATGACGAAGACTGAATCCAACGAATGGCTCAGCCTGAAACAAGCCGCCGACATCCTCGGCGTACACCCTGCAACGGTCCGCAACTGGGCCGATGATGGAAAACTCCCGTTCCGGCGCACACCGGGCAAACATCGCCGCTTTCGCCGGGATGACCTGCTCCACTATGCGCAGTCCCAGGGGGAGCTCCAGCCGTTAGAAGTGCAGGTGATTATCCAGAATGCGCTGGGAAGCGCACGGATGCACGTCGGCGAAGGCGACCTTTCAGAGATGCGCTGGTACAAAGATATGAGCGACGATGGCCGCCAGTATATGCGCAAGCAAGGCCGCCGCGTTCTGGATGCGCTGCGCGCTTACCTGGGCGCAGGCGCACCGGATGAAATGCTTTCCGAAGCGATCGCCATTGGTAAAGATTACGCCAAAGCACTCAGTGAAGATGAGATGACGCTGCCCCAGGCGATGCGCGGCTTTTTCTACTTCAGCGATTTTGTTGTCGATTCCATCCTCACATGGTCGGAGCTTTCGCCGCCGCGCAACTCATCGGAATGGTCAACATTGCTCAAGCAAGTGAACGCATTCATCCATACGATGCTGCTTTCCATCGCGGAATACTACGAGGAAGATTAG
- a CDS encoding DNA-processing protein DprA, with product MRQPDDLAWIALSLQPHIGLKTLSLLLAQFGSPSAVLAADAAALQQVRGIGAKLATAITQINLEQITRKCTQWARAGVQILPLNHPHYPESLRQLDDAPPTLFVQGQILITLPPAIALIGTRLPCDEARFAAYYLGRSAAEAGYIVASGMALGIDAAAHMGALATEKTLHPHVTVAVLGSGVLQAYPTQHRKLAQKILKRGALISETAPDAAPNAPRLVSRNRLITGIATKGVIVLETSADGGAMHAARFAQAQGRPLYTLDLPAPGNQALIQAGAVALPPDIQTLDFLKS from the coding sequence GTGCGCCAGCCCGATGACTTGGCGTGGATTGCGCTCAGTTTGCAGCCGCATATCGGCCTTAAGACGCTCTCGCTGCTGCTGGCACAGTTCGGCAGCCCGAGTGCTGTGCTCGCTGCGGATGCCGCCGCTTTACAACAGGTACGTGGCATTGGGGCGAAGCTCGCCACGGCTATCACCCAGATCAATCTGGAGCAGATCACACGCAAATGTACTCAGTGGGCGCGGGCAGGTGTGCAAATCCTCCCGCTGAATCATCCCCACTACCCTGAGAGCCTGCGCCAGCTAGACGATGCCCCGCCAACCCTATTTGTTCAAGGGCAGATCCTCATCACCTTACCACCAGCGATTGCGCTGATTGGCACACGGCTACCCTGTGATGAAGCCCGTTTCGCCGCCTACTACCTGGGGCGCAGCGCCGCAGAAGCGGGTTATATTGTCGCCAGTGGGATGGCCCTCGGCATTGATGCGGCGGCCCATATGGGCGCGCTCGCAACCGAGAAAACGCTCCATCCTCATGTAACCGTTGCGGTGCTGGGCAGCGGCGTCTTGCAGGCTTACCCAACCCAACATCGCAAGTTAGCCCAGAAAATCCTGAAACGGGGCGCACTCATCAGTGAAACAGCCCCGGATGCCGCGCCTAACGCGCCGCGCCTCGTTTCGCGTAATCGTCTGATTACAGGGATCGCCACAAAAGGCGTCATCGTGCTGGAAACCAGTGCGGATGGTGGCGCGATGCATGCCGCACGCTTCGCTCAGGCACAGGGACGCCCCCTCTACACGCTGGATCTACCTGCCCCTGGCAATCAGGCCCTCATCCAGGCCGGGGCAGTGGCCCTGCCACCAGATATACAGACCCTCGACTTCCTCAAATCATAG
- a CDS encoding DUF1801 domain-containing protein has product MNTKEQIKEYIDSQDEPKHADMLALHQIILKTLPEGKLWFLDGTDDTGKVVSNPSIGYGQFTIYYKDGSTKEFYQIGISGNTSGISVYIMGLEDKKYLPQNFGTTIGKANVTGYCIKFKKLKDINIDILEEAIRSGVEQTSSKPAPLE; this is encoded by the coding sequence ATGAACACAAAAGAGCAGATCAAAGAATATATTGACAGCCAAGATGAACCTAAACATGCTGATATGCTAGCCTTGCACCAAATCATTCTGAAGACGTTGCCTGAAGGTAAACTGTGGTTTCTGGATGGCACAGACGATACCGGCAAAGTCGTTTCAAACCCCAGTATCGGCTATGGTCAATTCACCATATACTACAAAGATGGCTCGACTAAGGAATTTTATCAAATAGGCATCAGTGGCAATACATCAGGAATTTCGGTCTATATTATGGGGCTTGAAGACAAAAAGTACTTACCCCAAAATTTTGGAACAACAATAGGCAAGGCAAACGTCACAGGCTATTGCATCAAATTTAAAAAGCTGAAAGATATCAATATTGACATACTTGAAGAGGCAATACGATCTGGGGTCGAGCAAACAAGCTCTAAGCCTGCACCACTGGAATAA